From Acidobacteriota bacterium, one genomic window encodes:
- a CDS encoding efflux RND transporter periplasmic adaptor subunit encodes MSENKTPEQSEHHAGDEAELDRLESNLDGAELPETPDTEVSQEKKPFLAWIITAVIVGLIGIVGIAWIVSNRSATVDKAVTDEKKEEPGHSENETGREVKLDAEMIESAGIETETVTQRPAISKLYVTGAVELNPEKTEMATPLVGGRIERVFYGVGDNVQKGAVLAVISSPQLAQMHGKLHEAKTRYELAGRNLARVKKAENRSAVLQAKARLDEADATLKRTKRLIELGAGAGKDMVTAETAYKTAKAEYDFQSNIALNRELQEAKAEVETSRVDLRHIEDEMRSLGVPVESGGDDDHRSNTSLVSLRAPLSGVITERKFNSGAGVEAATPIFAISNLSTVYVIANVPESNISKLNIGAIAEIKSPNIGNLNGRVSYIDPQLDETTRTARVRVEVPNSNGKLRAGMFTEVGFYAGTTAATGEELAVRSSAIQREGDKTIIFIPKDDEPGAYEVREVEIGGEAEGYTIILKGLEIGEKVVTKGSFVLKTQLAKGDLGEHGH; translated from the coding sequence ATGTCAGAAAATAAAACTCCAGAACAGAGCGAACATCACGCGGGCGACGAGGCAGAACTTGACCGTCTCGAATCAAATCTCGATGGTGCGGAACTACCCGAAACACCCGACACGGAGGTTTCACAGGAAAAGAAGCCGTTTCTCGCTTGGATCATCACAGCGGTTATCGTCGGGCTTATCGGTATCGTCGGAATTGCGTGGATAGTCAGCAATCGCAGCGCGACCGTCGATAAAGCCGTCACAGACGAGAAGAAGGAAGAACCCGGACACTCAGAGAATGAGACAGGGCGCGAAGTAAAACTCGACGCCGAAATGATCGAGTCGGCGGGAATCGAAACTGAGACTGTTACTCAGCGACCGGCGATTTCAAAACTGTACGTCACCGGTGCGGTCGAGCTAAATCCTGAAAAGACGGAAATGGCTACACCGCTTGTCGGAGGGCGCATCGAGCGGGTTTTTTACGGTGTTGGCGACAATGTTCAGAAGGGAGCGGTTCTTGCGGTGATTTCCAGTCCGCAACTTGCACAGATGCACGGCAAGCTACATGAGGCAAAGACACGCTACGAATTAGCGGGACGAAACCTCGCGCGCGTTAAAAAAGCAGAGAACCGCTCAGCCGTTCTCCAAGCAAAAGCCAGACTTGATGAGGCGGACGCGACGCTAAAACGAACGAAAAGACTTATCGAACTCGGAGCCGGTGCGGGAAAGGATATGGTCACGGCAGAGACGGCCTACAAAACTGCTAAGGCCGAATACGATTTCCAATCAAATATCGCCCTTAACCGGGAGCTACAGGAAGCCAAAGCCGAGGTTGAAACTTCGCGGGTCGATCTCCGCCATATCGAGGACGAAATGCGTTCGTTAGGAGTTCCCGTAGAATCTGGAGGCGACGACGACCATCGGAGCAATACGTCGCTAGTTTCGTTACGAGCGCCGTTGTCCGGCGTGATTACCGAAAGAAAGTTTAATTCCGGAGCGGGTGTCGAAGCGGCCACACCGATCTTTGCTATCTCAAATCTCAGCACCGTTTACGTCATTGCAAACGTTCCCGAATCCAATATCTCCAAGCTCAATATCGGAGCAATTGCAGAGATCAAATCGCCCAATATCGGCAATCTGAATGGTCGGGTTTCTTACATCGATCCGCAGCTTGATGAGACTACAAGAACGGCTCGTGTTCGGGTCGAAGTTCCAAACAGTAACGGCAAGCTTAGAGCCGGAATGTTTACCGAGGTCGGATTCTACGCCGGTACGACGGCAGCGACCGGAGAAGAATTGGCGGTTCGATCTAGCGCGATCCAACGTGAAGGAGACAAAACAATAATCTTCATTCCAAAAGACGACGAACCTGGTGCATACGAAGTTCGCGAAGTCGAGATCGGCGGCGAAGCCGAGGGATATACGATCATTCTTAAAGGTTTAGAGATAGGCGAAAAGGTGGTTACGAAGGGTAGCTTTGTTCTCAAAACTCAATTGGCGAAAGGCGATCTTGGAGAACACGGACACTAA
- a CDS encoding TolC family protein → MLLEFMHRVLLLLALLTAAVAVSGQTKLVDATYTIYHSQNDGISLAEIVKLAFETNSEIKIAQLEVDRAKARLTQAGLRPNPTLEVEQSSGRLLGSPGDSEFSTGISIPLELYGQRNRRIERARAEIILKEAEIGIRRREIVSRIVSDYADALSAFREIKILDEIIDIDLQTVKFVQIRVNEGETAPLELSLLQTEVERLRVQRQLIEGRLQTAITKLKYFAGVPYEQPLRLREELPTATFPSLPPSTEVAIAVGLKSRPEIRVAELDEQLGNAGLRLIRAEAKPEFSAFTKFSLSRSTIDLPTGSFPQGRDRNLLFGITIGLPVFDRKQGAKAEAAITVRQAQERRTFAEGVIRNEITIAFQQLETARKALIALETNVLPRSRENIETIRQVYRIGQLKITDLLVEQRRLIDANRDVTETLTKKYKAEADLYIALGLTFDN, encoded by the coding sequence TTGCTTTTGGAATTTATGCACAGAGTTCTTTTACTGTTAGCACTGCTAACTGCGGCTGTCGCTGTATCGGGACAGACAAAGTTGGTCGATGCAACATACACGATCTATCACAGCCAAAACGATGGCATTTCCCTCGCGGAAATCGTCAAATTGGCTTTTGAAACAAACAGCGAGATAAAGATCGCACAACTTGAAGTGGATAGGGCGAAGGCTCGTCTGACGCAAGCCGGGCTTCGTCCAAATCCGACGCTTGAGGTCGAGCAAAGTTCTGGCCGATTACTTGGATCGCCGGGCGACTCGGAATTTAGCACCGGAATTTCTATCCCTTTAGAGCTTTACGGTCAACGAAACCGGCGAATCGAACGGGCAAGAGCCGAGATAATCTTGAAAGAAGCGGAGATCGGCATTAGGCGGCGAGAGATCGTTTCCCGCATTGTCTCTGACTATGCGGACGCTCTTTCGGCTTTTCGCGAGATCAAAATTCTTGACGAGATCATTGACATCGATCTTCAGACCGTCAAGTTTGTACAGATTCGCGTTAACGAGGGCGAAACCGCACCGTTAGAACTAAGCCTTTTACAAACTGAGGTCGAGCGATTGCGGGTTCAGCGTCAGCTTATCGAAGGGCGGCTCCAAACGGCGATCACGAAGCTAAAGTACTTCGCCGGTGTGCCATACGAGCAACCGCTTCGCCTCCGAGAAGAACTTCCGACCGCCACTTTTCCATCATTACCGCCTTCGACCGAAGTTGCGATTGCCGTTGGCCTAAAAAGCAGACCAGAGATTCGTGTTGCCGAGCTTGACGAACAATTGGGGAATGCGGGACTTAGGCTGATCCGAGCCGAGGCAAAACCTGAGTTTTCAGCTTTTACAAAGTTTTCTCTCAGCAGATCAACCATCGACTTGCCAACGGGATCGTTCCCGCAAGGTCGCGACCGGAATCTGTTGTTTGGGATAACGATTGGATTGCCTGTGTTTGATCGCAAACAGGGTGCAAAAGCCGAAGCCGCGATCACAGTTCGACAGGCTCAAGAACGTCGAACCTTCGCCGAGGGCGTTATCAGAAACGAGATCACCATCGCTTTCCAACAACTCGAAACGGCAAGAAAGGCACTCATCGCTCTTGAGACGAACGTGCTTCCGCGTTCGCGAGAAAACATCGAGACGATACGTCAGGTCTATCGGATCGGCCAGTTAAAGATCACCGATCTTTTGGTAGAGCAGCGTCGATTGATCGACGCGAATCGCGACGTGACCGAAACATTAACAAAGAAATATAAAGCCGAAGCTGATCTCTATATCGCACTCGGACTCACATTTGATAACTAG
- a CDS encoding IS4 family transposase yields MEKITLFAQIVTRLDRFGFDRIVRKHQTDKHAKGYDSWTHLISMLFCQFAKSQSVRDISNGLRSATGNLNHLGVAKAPSKSSVSYQNKHRDWRIFRDYYFHLLDLLGQQKTHRKIKFRIKSKILLLDSTTISLCLDLFDWAHYKTAKGAVKLHTLLDYDGGLPVYVNVTTGKTGDNKGAYDIPLIPGSVVVADRFYADLYLLNVWDSSGVKFVVRHKENLQYTVLKENETPSDSPVRADQIIEFAVPKSKQRYPKKLRRVVVWNEEHQQEIELLTNNFTWSANTIGDLYKSRWQIEIFFREIKQLLHIKSFIGTTLNAVMIQIWTALITILLLKYLKAKAKYKWHLSNLVAFIRLNMYTKIDLQHWLDDPFTEPSKRHINLNQGVLFKSDA; encoded by the coding sequence ATGGAAAAAATAACATTATTTGCGCAGATCGTCACCCGTTTGGATCGTTTTGGATTCGACCGGATTGTCCGAAAGCACCAGACCGACAAGCATGCAAAGGGTTATGACAGCTGGACGCATCTGATCTCGATGCTGTTTTGCCAGTTCGCAAAGAGCCAGTCGGTCCGCGACATCAGCAACGGGCTTCGGTCGGCGACCGGCAACCTGAATCATCTCGGTGTCGCCAAGGCACCGTCGAAGTCGTCGGTCAGTTACCAGAACAAACATCGCGACTGGCGCATCTTCAGGGATTACTATTTTCATCTGCTCGATCTTTTAGGACAGCAGAAGACCCACCGGAAGATAAAGTTCAGGATCAAATCGAAGATTCTGCTGCTCGATTCGACGACGATCAGTTTATGTCTGGACTTGTTCGACTGGGCGCATTACAAGACGGCGAAGGGCGCGGTCAAGCTGCACACATTGCTCGATTACGACGGCGGATTGCCGGTTTATGTGAACGTCACAACGGGCAAAACAGGCGATAACAAAGGGGCTTACGACATTCCTCTGATCCCGGGAAGCGTCGTCGTCGCCGACCGTTTCTACGCCGATCTTTATTTGCTCAACGTTTGGGACAGCAGCGGCGTTAAGTTCGTCGTCCGGCACAAGGAGAACCTCCAATACACGGTTCTGAAGGAGAATGAGACGCCGTCCGATTCGCCTGTTCGGGCGGACCAGATCATCGAGTTCGCCGTTCCGAAATCGAAGCAACGCTATCCGAAGAAGCTTCGCCGGGTGGTCGTCTGGAATGAAGAACACCAACAGGAGATCGAACTATTGACGAATAATTTTACGTGGTCGGCAAACACGATCGGCGACCTTTACAAGAGCCGCTGGCAGATCGAGATCTTCTTTCGGGAGATCAAACAGCTGCTTCATATCAAATCGTTTATCGGCACGACTCTAAACGCCGTGATGATTCAGATCTGGACCGCGCTGATCACGATTCTGCTTTTGAAATATCTGAAAGCAAAGGCAAAATATAAATGGCATTTATCGAATTTAGTGGCATTTATTCGGCTGAATATGTACACCAAAATAGATTTGCAACATTGGCTCGACGACCCGTTCACCGAGCCGTCCAAAAGGCATATTAATTTGAACCAGGGGGTTCTTTTCAAATCCGACGCCTGA
- a CDS encoding helix-turn-helix transcriptional regulator, which produces MGRSRRPKPIHLASKLRQIRQDLGLTQEEMVKSLNYTHSPLTSGQISEFENDKREPPVQLLLSYARTGGIALEYLVDDELSLPQIHLYPRIDLID; this is translated from the coding sequence ATGGGACGTTCACGCCGGCCAAAACCAATTCATCTAGCCTCAAAACTTCGACAAATTCGACAGGACTTAGGTCTTACTCAGGAGGAAATGGTGAAGAGCCTGAATTATACACATAGCCCACTGACTTCTGGGCAGATATCCGAGTTCGAAAACGACAAACGTGAACCGCCGGTCCAGTTGTTATTGTCTTATGCTCGGACAGGTGGAATCGCTCTGGAGTATTTAGTCGACGACGAGTTGAGCCTTCCACAGATCCATTTATATCCGCGCATTGACTTAATCGATTAG
- a CDS encoding replication-relaxation family protein: protein MLDEKRKRLKKYTREKPENLPPRRITPRSIEIIDIIHRYKFIPTSLIVRLVDGDIRTTERHLQNLYHQRLINRFAFPSTYYPTEFNYYLDTRAALKLLIDNNYKIEEADYEVISNNREKDYCTVTMGREMVKMQGRLMHLHHELMISRFHYMVEKACDKSGDKVKLLGFYQGSQLWNNIEVSKVYYDRDGRLIESDATERLPHRPDAFFALHFPDREGDEQTQCFFYEADRKTTSVKKMQKKLRAHFHYIVKQKKHVEDYGVNRIRAVLVESTEDHWTNTLRTTAGHPTVSGSKPSPLFWFTPSDLAFEKLIPVTIKGAEKHIPIYLEKPELVFAKIWATPAESDDNPVFQSLID, encoded by the coding sequence ATGCTCGACGAGAAACGAAAACGCCTAAAAAAATACACTCGCGAAAAACCCGAAAATTTACCACCGCGTCGAATCACTCCACGATCGATCGAGATAATAGATATAATTCACCGCTACAAATTTATCCCGACGTCTTTGATCGTTCGCCTTGTCGATGGCGACATAAGAACCACGGAGCGACACTTGCAGAACCTTTATCATCAAAGGTTGATTAACCGTTTTGCTTTTCCCTCGACCTACTACCCTACTGAGTTCAATTACTACCTAGATACGAGGGCCGCCTTAAAGCTTCTTATCGATAATAACTATAAAATAGAGGAAGCCGATTACGAGGTTATAAGCAATAACCGGGAGAAGGATTACTGCACCGTTACCATGGGACGCGAGATGGTAAAGATGCAAGGCCGCCTAATGCACCTGCACCACGAGCTAATGATCTCAAGGTTTCACTACATGGTAGAGAAAGCTTGTGACAAATCCGGCGATAAGGTGAAATTGTTGGGCTTTTATCAAGGTTCACAGCTTTGGAATAACATCGAAGTATCCAAGGTTTACTATGATCGAGACGGCCGGCTGATAGAATCCGACGCAACCGAGAGACTACCACACCGGCCGGATGCATTCTTTGCTCTACACTTTCCAGACCGTGAGGGCGACGAGCAGACACAATGTTTTTTCTACGAGGCCGATCGGAAAACCACATCGGTAAAGAAGATGCAAAAGAAACTACGCGCTCACTTCCACTATATAGTGAAGCAAAAAAAGCACGTCGAAGATTACGGAGTAAATCGGATTCGAGCGGTCCTGGTCGAATCGACAGAAGACCACTGGACAAATACGCTGCGAACGACTGCGGGACATCCGACCGTTTCCGGAAGTAAGCCCAGTCCCCTGTTTTGGTTCACGCCCTCGGACCTGGCCTTTGAAAAATTAATACCGGTAACGATAAAAGGTGCTGAAAAACACATTCCCATTTATCTTGAGAAGCCGGAATTGGTTTTTGCGAAGATCTGGGCGACACCGGCCGAGTCCGACGATAATCCGGTATTTCAATCACTAATCGATTAA
- a CDS encoding replication-relaxation family protein, which yields MTAKQLTKLMYPEQDQKTAYEKVSKNLQKLRKQGLLKSKSYGLIPKKGASEYFWSLAKHDINKEYGYVPPRAEVHANKYTHEKLCTDVFVALAITGVLEDWKAHTKIANGVIPDRTAKIGGETYFFEIERGTQNAIAQKLWAYQQHYRQSKEDFRVIFLVMDQSQIDAGQKILDKATNHYSIILHSDFCQNPFAE from the coding sequence ATGACCGCAAAACAGCTAACAAAGCTAATGTACCCGGAACAGGATCAAAAGACCGCGTACGAAAAGGTGTCAAAAAACCTCCAGAAACTCCGGAAACAGGGACTATTAAAATCTAAGTCTTACGGTCTCATTCCTAAGAAAGGAGCCTCAGAATACTTCTGGTCTCTTGCTAAGCACGACATAAACAAAGAATACGGTTACGTTCCTCCCAGAGCAGAAGTCCATGCGAACAAGTACACGCACGAAAAACTCTGTACCGATGTTTTTGTCGCACTTGCTATTACCGGAGTTCTCGAAGACTGGAAGGCTCATACCAAGATTGCCAACGGCGTGATTCCCGACCGTACGGCAAAGATTGGCGGGGAGACTTACTTCTTTGAAATCGAGCGTGGGACCCAGAATGCAATCGCTCAAAAACTTTGGGCTTACCAACAACACTACAGGCAATCAAAGGAAGATTTCCGAGTCATCTTTCTCGTGATGGATCAATCCCAGATAGATGCCGGCCAGAAGATATTAGACAAGGCGACGAACCACTATTCGATAATACTGCACTCGGATTTCTGCCAAAATCCCTTTGCTGAATAG
- a CDS encoding alkaline phosphatase, producing MKKIDIFARLVLIVALFCSVPLRAQVDEKVPPPFPVKRQENRAFWYADGKRAIERNKAVAGKIGRAKNVILFIGDGMGISTLTASRILEGQLRGESGEENRLSFEEFPNLALSKTYSVNQQTSDSAPTMAAIVTGVKTDEGALSVDQTVVRNDYRTVAASRVPTILEMAEERGLSTGVVSTARITHATPAACYAHTSNRDWESDAQLPADARKTGFPDIARQLIEFPVGDGLEVAIGGGRSKFLPKTTNDPEYSTKIGERLDGRDLTAEWGAKFKDSEYVWNKEGFDRIDAKKTKHLLGLFEPSHVNYEYDRPKDKGGEPSLTEMTSKAIDIVSKNKKGYFLMVEGGRIDHAHHEGNAFRALTETIELSNAVRAAVSKVDLKDTLIIVTADHSHTFLMAGYPTRGNNILGLVRSADEKGDPDSKYDKDADGRPYTTLGYQNGPGARKVTPRQQPDPEKVTDPDYKQEALVPLASETHGGEDVAIYAIGPGSNLVRGSMEQNWIFQVMREALRFPAP from the coding sequence ATGAAGAAAATCGACATTTTTGCCCGGCTCGTTTTGATCGTGGCGCTTTTTTGTTCGGTTCCCTTGCGGGCGCAGGTTGACGAGAAAGTCCCGCCGCCGTTTCCGGTCAAACGACAGGAAAACCGGGCGTTCTGGTATGCGGACGGCAAAAGGGCGATCGAGCGGAACAAAGCTGTCGCCGGAAAGATCGGCCGCGCCAAGAACGTTATCCTGTTCATCGGCGACGGGATGGGAATCTCGACGCTGACGGCGAGCCGCATTCTCGAAGGCCAGCTGCGCGGCGAGAGTGGCGAGGAAAACCGCCTGAGCTTCGAAGAATTTCCGAATCTCGCACTGTCGAAAACATATAGCGTTAACCAGCAAACGTCGGATTCGGCCCCGACGATGGCAGCAATAGTGACCGGCGTAAAAACCGACGAAGGCGCTTTGTCTGTCGATCAAACCGTCGTCCGCAACGATTACCGGACGGTCGCCGCGAGCCGCGTGCCGACGATCCTCGAGATGGCCGAAGAGCGCGGCCTTTCGACCGGCGTCGTTTCGACCGCGCGCATCACGCACGCGACGCCCGCGGCGTGTTACGCGCACACGTCGAACCGCGACTGGGAATCGGACGCGCAACTGCCGGCCGACGCGCGCAAGACCGGATTTCCCGATATCGCGCGCCAATTGATCGAGTTTCCGGTCGGCGACGGCCTGGAAGTTGCGATCGGCGGCGGACGCTCGAAGTTCCTGCCGAAAACGACGAACGATCCCGAGTATTCAACGAAGATCGGAGAGCGGCTCGACGGCCGCGACCTAACGGCCGAGTGGGGCGCGAAATTCAAGGACTCGGAGTACGTTTGGAACAAAGAGGGCTTCGATCGGATCGACGCCAAAAAGACTAAGCACCTGCTCGGTCTTTTCGAACCCTCTCACGTCAATTACGAATACGACCGCCCAAAGGATAAGGGAGGCGAGCCGTCGCTAACGGAAATGACCTCGAAGGCGATCGACATCGTTTCGAAAAACAAGAAAGGCTATTTTCTGATGGTCGAAGGCGGCCGGATCGATCACGCGCATCACGAAGGCAACGCGTTTCGGGCGCTGACCGAAACAATCGAACTCTCGAACGCGGTCCGCGCGGCCGTCTCGAAGGTCGACCTTAAAGACACGCTGATCATCGTCACCGCCGACCACAGTCACACATTCCTGATGGCCGGCTATCCGACGCGCGGCAACAACATTCTCGGGTTGGTCAGATCGGCCGATGAAAAAGGCGATCCGGACAGCAAATACGACAAGGACGCCGATGGCCGGCCGTACACGACGCTCGGCTATCAAAACGGTCCCGGCGCGCGAAAGGTGACACCGCGCCAGCAACCCGATCCGGAAAAAGTGACCGATCCCGATTACAAGCAGGAAGCGTTGGTTCCGCTGGCGAGCGAAACACACGGCGGCGAGGACGTCGCGATCTACGCCATCGGCCCGGGTTCGAACCTCGTCCGCGGCTCGATGGAGCAAAACTGGATCTTTCAGGTAATGCGCGAGGCGCTGAGATTCCCGGCACCGTAG
- a CDS encoding phosphopantetheine adenylyltransferase, whose protein sequence is MRYIISAMLVVVAVIHILPLAGALGNQRLTALYGLSFEDPNLSILMRHRAVLFGILGFFLLFAAFKPQYQTAAFIAGLVSVVSFIWLASAVGGYNSQIARVFYADIIALISLIIGAAAHIYQQRQG, encoded by the coding sequence ATGCGATACATAATATCGGCAATGTTGGTTGTGGTAGCGGTGATCCACATTCTCCCCCTCGCCGGGGCGCTCGGGAACCAACGTCTGACGGCGCTTTACGGACTTTCATTCGAAGATCCGAATCTTTCGATCCTGATGCGCCACCGGGCGGTTTTGTTCGGGATTCTTGGATTCTTCCTTCTTTTCGCTGCTTTCAAGCCGCAATATCAGACAGCGGCCTTCATCGCTGGTTTAGTCAGCGTCGTTTCATTCATTTGGCTCGCGTCGGCCGTTGGCGGGTACAATTCCCAAATTGCGCGTGTCTTTTATGCTGACATCATCGCGCTGATCAGCCTGATCATCGGCGCTGCAGCGCACATCTATCAGCAAAGGCAAGGATAA
- the epsI gene encoding EpsI family protein, whose product MNSDSLNPKFFWRPLAIVVAFAFLYSGVLTKLGRDWWSDENYSHGLLVPFVIGFIIWSEWDEIRAIRLNPSSLLGIVVIVTAFLLLLGGTLGAELFTQRISMVVMIAGLVIWFFGSRILRFLTVPFGLLLLSIPIPQIIFNKIAFPLQLQASQAAVWGIRLFDVPTVRKGNVIEILPSGATQVIALEVVEACSGIRSLMTLMVLALILGYFTSERRGRIFGNFREMLGGFDFWRMAILMLAAIPIAVLTNAARVTATGVLTYNFGKRATEGTWHDASGWLVYVVALLLLIGVNLVLKKFDRTRTGAAEIPQSKIENPRPQSVLLVIAVLVVGGVFVNWFDRRGETQVERAPLSELSMTLGDWRQKGGEIRFGEATESVLRASDYTMREYLLTDGRIANVYVGYYASQRSGVTYHSPQNCLPGAGWVMKEPELIEIPLPDGKTFKANRYIIENGAYREVMIYWYQGRGRSEASEYRDKINMVWDSVVRRRSDGAMVRVMTSAGGDEAGATRSAVDLSARLAERLGAHVPE is encoded by the coding sequence ATGAATTCTGATTCGTTAAACCCGAAGTTCTTCTGGCGTCCGCTCGCGATCGTTGTGGCGTTCGCGTTCCTGTATTCCGGCGTGCTCACAAAACTCGGCCGCGATTGGTGGAGCGACGAGAATTACTCTCACGGCTTGCTCGTGCCATTTGTCATCGGATTCATCATCTGGTCGGAGTGGGATGAGATCCGCGCCATCCGACTGAATCCGTCGAGCCTCCTCGGCATCGTGGTCATCGTCACCGCGTTCCTGTTACTTCTCGGCGGAACACTCGGCGCTGAACTTTTTACGCAGCGGATCTCGATGGTCGTGATGATCGCCGGATTGGTGATCTGGTTTTTCGGCTCCCGAATACTCCGGTTTTTGACGGTTCCGTTCGGACTGCTTTTGCTCTCGATCCCGATCCCGCAGATCATCTTCAACAAGATCGCGTTCCCGCTTCAGCTTCAGGCGTCGCAGGCAGCGGTTTGGGGGATTCGTCTGTTCGATGTTCCGACGGTCCGCAAAGGCAACGTCATCGAGATCCTGCCGAGCGGTGCAACGCAGGTCATCGCGCTCGAGGTCGTCGAGGCCTGTAGCGGGATTCGTTCGCTGATGACGTTGATGGTGCTGGCGCTGATCCTCGGATATTTCACCAGCGAAAGGCGCGGACGGATCTTCGGGAACTTTCGAGAGATGCTGGGCGGCTTCGACTTTTGGCGGATGGCAATCCTGATGCTGGCGGCGATTCCGATCGCGGTCCTGACGAATGCCGCGCGCGTCACGGCGACCGGCGTGCTGACGTACAATTTCGGAAAGCGCGCGACCGAAGGCACGTGGCACGACGCTTCGGGTTGGCTCGTTTACGTCGTCGCGCTCCTTCTTTTGATCGGCGTGAATCTTGTCCTTAAGAAGTTCGATCGCACAAGAACCGGGGCCGCCGAAATCCCGCAATCGAAGATCGAGAATCCCAGGCCTCAAAGCGTTTTGCTTGTCATTGCGGTCCTCGTCGTCGGCGGAGTTTTCGTCAATTGGTTCGACCGGCGCGGCGAAACGCAGGTTGAGCGTGCGCCGCTTTCGGAACTTTCGATGACGCTCGGGGACTGGCGCCAGAAAGGCGGCGAGATCAGGTTTGGCGAAGCGACTGAAAGCGTTCTCAGAGCCTCTGACTATACGATGCGCGAGTATCTTCTGACCGACGGGCGCATCGCCAACGTCTACGTCGGCTATTACGCCTCGCAACGCTCCGGAGTGACTTATCACAGTCCGCAGAACTGTCTTCCCGGAGCCGGTTGGGTAATGAAGGAACCGGAACTTATCGAGATCCCTTTGCCCGACGGGAAGACGTTCAAGGCAAATCGCTACATCATTGAAAACGGCGCCTACCGCGAGGTGATGATCTACTGGTACCAAGGCCGCGGCCGATCCGAAGCGAGCGAGTACCGCGACAAGATCAATATGGTATGGGACAGCGTGGTCCGCCGCCGAAGCGACGGCGCGATGGTTCGCGTGATGACCTCGGCCGGCGGCGACGAAGCCGGCGCGACACGATCGGCCGTCGACCTTTCGGCCCGGCTCGCAGAGAGACTCGGCGCCCACGTCCCGGAATAG